In Planctomycetia bacterium, one DNA window encodes the following:
- a CDS encoding ParB N-terminal domain-containing protein yields MNDAAVDAVAESIRRFGFRQPIVVDAAGVIVCGHTRWRAAQKLGLTEVPVHVATDLTPDQVRAYRIADNKTAELAEWNLELLPIELAELKDAGITWSLLGFDADELAMLLYPGVKPGLTDPDDVPEPPDAAVTQPGDLWLLGDRGDDEGSRRFPRSPSSRQIPARGWAASSGIPAASV; encoded by the coding sequence ATCAATGACGCGGCGGTCGACGCCGTCGCCGAGTCGATTCGGCGCTTCGGGTTCAGGCAGCCCATCGTGGTCGACGCCGCCGGCGTCATCGTCTGCGGGCACACGCGCTGGCGGGCGGCGCAGAAGCTCGGGTTGACCGAGGTTCCAGTCCACGTCGCCACGGACCTGACGCCGGATCAGGTCCGCGCGTACCGCATCGCCGACAACAAGACCGCCGAACTGGCGGAGTGGAACCTGGAGCTGCTGCCGATCGAGCTGGCCGAGCTGAAGGACGCCGGCATCACCTGGTCGCTGCTCGGATTCGACGCCGACGAGCTGGCCATGCTGCTCTACCCCGGCGTGAAGCCGGGGCTGACCGACCCCGACGACGTACCCGAGCCGCCGGATGCGGCGGTCACCCAGCCCGGCGACCTGTGGCTGCTCGGCGATCGCGGCGACGACGAGGGATCGCGGCGATTCCCGCGATCGCCATCATCAAGGCAGATCCCGGCTCGGGGATGGGCCGCGTCATCAGGAATCCCTGCTGCGTCTGTGTGA
- a CDS encoding polysaccharide deacetylase family protein, giving the protein MESRAADVPRAACLLYHRLVDESEFASLPRDERLYSITPQQFETQIDALRRDGWQIASLHDVLGFAVRPVIVPDVASPEKRLLITFDDGCESIATLLQPILRRRGWRATLFITTDPLAEVFRNGLAAQPRMSDAQIRDLDPNLFDLGSHGRTHRPLNQLDDAELDAELCASRAALAALTGRAITSLAIPGNWYDARVLEHARRAGYQAVFTSDAGTIHAGDDLIGLPRLNVPGYFAPEQLVSRLSPSAIVQRRMIGKCRRALAPMFAEEWAEKTAYIIWQAGGWPETLVPLLAHIGIGAFELQRHRRRSESITVKL; this is encoded by the coding sequence ATGGAGTCGCGCGCGGCCGATGTCCCTCGCGCGGCCTGCCTTCTTTACCACCGGCTCGTCGACGAATCCGAGTTCGCGTCCCTCCCGCGCGATGAGCGGCTGTACTCCATCACGCCGCAACAATTCGAAACACAAATCGATGCGCTCCGGCGCGACGGCTGGCAGATCGCATCACTTCATGACGTGCTCGGCTTCGCGGTGCGGCCCGTCATTGTCCCCGACGTCGCCTCGCCCGAGAAGCGATTGCTCATCACCTTTGACGACGGGTGCGAATCCATCGCCACGCTGTTGCAGCCGATCCTGCGACGCCGCGGATGGCGCGCGACCCTCTTCATCACAACCGACCCGCTCGCGGAAGTCTTCCGCAATGGACTCGCCGCGCAACCGCGCATGAGCGATGCACAAATCCGCGATCTGGATCCAAACCTCTTCGACCTCGGCTCGCACGGTCGCACACATCGGCCGCTCAATCAACTCGATGACGCCGAACTGGATGCTGAATTGTGTGCGTCGCGGGCCGCCCTGGCCGCCTTGACCGGTCGCGCAATCACGTCGCTGGCGATCCCCGGCAATTGGTATGATGCTCGCGTGCTGGAACATGCCCGGCGCGCGGGCTACCAGGCGGTCTTCACGTCCGACGCCGGGACGATTCACGCGGGAGACGATTTGATTGGTTTACCGCGGCTCAACGTTCCTGGGTATTTTGCACCCGAGCAACTCGTGTCGCGCCTTTCGCCGAGTGCGATCGTGCAGCGGCGCATGATCGGCAAATGCCGCAGGGCCTTGGCTCCGATGTTTGCGGAGGAATGGGCCGAGAAGACTGCTTACATAATATGGCAGGCCGGCGGCTGGCCGGAGACGCTCGTCCCGCTGCTCGCGCACATCGGAATTGGAGCATTTGAGTTACAGCGCCATCGACGTCGCAGCGAGTCGATCACCGTTAAGCTCTAA
- a CDS encoding IS3 family transposase translates to MKTTDSSHGLPVAENKLAREFERSAPNQVWVSDITYIPTDKGWLYLATTLDRYSRRIVGWSIRERMTRDLVIDALAMGIAQRNPPKGLIHHSDRGSQYASGVFQLMLSAHGMVCSMSRRGEVYDNAVMESFSATLKRELVHEARYATRGDARKACLRADTHRQAIFGSIEAFYNRQRLHSSLGCRSLADYEAAA, encoded by the coding sequence GTGAAAACGACGGATTCATCGCACGGCCTGCCCGTGGCCGAGAACAAGTTGGCTCGCGAGTTCGAGCGCAGTGCGCCCAACCAGGTGTGGGTCAGCGACATCACCTACATCCCCACGGATAAAGGCTGGCTGTATCTGGCCACGACGCTGGATCGGTATTCGCGACGCATCGTGGGCTGGTCGATTCGTGAGCGGATGACCCGCGATCTGGTGATCGATGCGTTGGCGATGGGGATTGCGCAGCGGAACCCGCCGAAGGGGCTGATACATCATTCGGATCGTGGCAGCCAGTACGCCAGCGGGGTCTTTCAGCTGATGCTCTCGGCACATGGCATGGTGTGCAGCATGAGCCGCAGGGGCGAAGTCTATGACAATGCGGTCATGGAGAGCTTCTCTGCAACACTCAAACGAGAACTGGTCCACGAGGCACGGTATGCCACGCGGGGTGACGCCAGGAAGGCCTGTCTGCGTGCGGACACGCACAGGCAGGCCATCTTTGGATCGATCGAGGCGTTCTACAATCGCCAGCGGCTGCACTCGAGCCTGGGCTGTCGAAGCCTGGCCGACTACGAAGCCGCGGCATAG
- a CDS encoding PEP-CTERM sorting domain-containing protein — MKLWSVIACSIFAVLSVASARATPLSDWSFENGIDPLPSLGAVVGPPFSSGFWGAERGGEVTAERGVTPFHLQHMLYMEDEGGVVTQAFQAVDVSSFATLIDSGGAVADLSAWVNTYLSGQIFWPALFYFDGPNGWGSPINSTNWLYDVDPNAETWQLISATDPIPVGTRWIVVQVGYRNAELPDNERAYVDAVEFNIIPEPATLTLLAAGLMAGLRRRR; from the coding sequence GTGAAGTTGTGGTCCGTGATCGCATGCTCGATCTTCGCTGTTCTTTCCGTCGCGTCGGCGCGGGCCACTCCGCTGTCCGACTGGAGTTTCGAGAACGGCATCGATCCGCTTCCCAGTCTGGGTGCCGTAGTCGGGCCGCCGTTCAGCTCCGGGTTCTGGGGCGCGGAAAGGGGCGGCGAAGTCACGGCCGAGCGGGGTGTGACGCCGTTTCATTTACAGCACATGCTGTACATGGAGGACGAGGGTGGGGTCGTCACGCAGGCGTTTCAGGCGGTCGACGTGAGCAGCTTCGCGACCCTGATCGATTCGGGCGGCGCCGTGGCAGATTTGTCGGCGTGGGTGAACACCTACCTGTCTGGCCAGATCTTTTGGCCCGCACTGTTTTACTTTGACGGCCCCAATGGTTGGGGAAGCCCCATCAACTCGACGAATTGGCTCTACGACGTGGACCCCAACGCGGAAACTTGGCAACTGATCAGCGCGACTGATCCGATCCCTGTGGGGACGCGCTGGATTGTCGTGCAGGTCGGTTATAGAAACGCAGAGCTTCCCGATAACGAACGGGCTTACGTGGACGCCGTGGAATTCAATATCATACCCGAGCCAGCGACGCTTACCTTGCTGGCCGCCGGGTTGATGGCGGGATTGCGGCGTCGGCGCTAG
- a CDS encoding hydrolase: protein MPHANLLEADLAVLVVIDVQEKMLSAISSSPPDALIARMAVLVKTARLLDVPVIFTEQYPRGLGSTDAGLAETLAGATGPLEKSTCSCWRDEGFRAALQATEREHVILCGVETHVCIQQTALDLLRVDYVPFVPTDAVGSRRLVDYQMALDRMRSAGVVVSTVESLMFELIERCDHPRFKEFLKLVK, encoded by the coding sequence ATGCCCCATGCCAACCTGCTGGAAGCCGATCTGGCCGTGCTCGTTGTGATCGATGTGCAGGAGAAAATGCTCTCGGCGATTTCGTCGAGTCCGCCGGACGCGCTGATCGCCCGCATGGCGGTGCTGGTGAAGACGGCGCGGCTGCTGGACGTGCCCGTGATCTTCACCGAGCAGTACCCGCGCGGCCTGGGGTCGACCGACGCAGGCCTGGCCGAGACGCTGGCGGGTGCGACCGGACCGCTGGAGAAGTCGACGTGCAGTTGCTGGCGGGACGAGGGCTTTCGCGCGGCATTGCAGGCCACCGAGCGGGAGCACGTGATTCTGTGTGGGGTTGAGACGCACGTCTGTATTCAACAAACGGCGCTGGATCTTCTGCGCGTGGATTACGTGCCGTTCGTTCCGACGGACGCCGTCGGCTCGCGGCGACTGGTGGACTATCAGATGGCGCTGGATCGGATGCGCAGCGCAGGGGTCGTCGTCTCTACCGTGGAATCGCTCATGTTCGAATTGATCGAGCGGTGCGACCATCCGCGGTTCAAAGAGTTCCTGAAGCTTGTCAAGTAA
- the lexA gene encoding transcriptional repressor LexA — translation MPSRTKKKPSARSTGGAARRGRSKPTRPATPRQAEILTFVRDFTHRNGYSPTYDEIAAKFGISKVTVFEHLTVLEERGLLRRERHKARSLELADHLQLPDERPSCLKLLGRIAAGSPIEAIEDPEVIDLEQMFSSDHEVYALQVRGDSMIDDQIADGDYVVVERRTTPYNGEIVVAVTSDGEATLKRFYREKGRIRLQPANEKYEPIFVTDVDIRGVVIGVIRKT, via the coding sequence ATGCCCTCACGGACAAAAAAGAAACCCTCGGCAAGATCGACCGGCGGCGCAGCGCGTCGCGGTCGCTCCAAGCCAACCCGCCCCGCGACCCCTCGGCAGGCCGAAATCCTGACCTTCGTCCGGGACTTCACCCACAGGAATGGTTATTCCCCGACCTACGACGAGATCGCCGCCAAGTTCGGAATCTCAAAAGTCACCGTCTTCGAACACCTCACCGTCCTCGAAGAGCGCGGCCTGCTTCGACGGGAGCGCCACAAGGCTCGCTCTTTGGAATTGGCGGACCATCTGCAACTGCCGGATGAGCGGCCGAGTTGTCTAAAATTGCTGGGCCGCATCGCCGCCGGTTCTCCGATCGAGGCGATTGAAGACCCCGAGGTTATCGATCTCGAGCAGATGTTCTCGTCCGACCACGAGGTCTACGCACTCCAGGTTCGTGGCGACAGCATGATCGACGATCAAATCGCCGACGGGGACTACGTGGTCGTCGAGCGGCGAACCACGCCCTACAACGGCGAGATCGTCGTCGCTGTGACGTCCGATGGCGAGGCCACGCTCAAGCGTTTCTATCGTGAAAAAGGGCGCATCCGCCTTCAACCTGCCAACGAAAAGTACGAGCCGATTTTCGTCACCGACGTGGACATCCGCGGCGTGGTCATCGGCGTGATTCGCAAAACGTAA